The Arthrobacter russicus genome has a segment encoding these proteins:
- the murC gene encoding UDP-N-acetylmuramate--L-alanine ligase, whose protein sequence is MNGELSTVTRTADLGRVHFIGIGGAGMSGIARILLARGAAVSGSDAKDSASVAQLREAGAQVWIGHHAENVDDVDTVVVSSAIRPNNPELQCARERGLRVLHRSEALASAMAQDTVVAVAGTHGKTTTTAMIAVVLRGAGLDPSFAVGGNVPALGVNAAAGSSGIFVAEADESDGSFLNYRPRIEVLTNAEPDHLDHYGTAEAVMAAFTAFIGLLPPEGLLVACADDEGALALAEQAEAAGKRVVGYGRAASARVRLIGTDLEFDGPTGRRSLPLELQVPGEHNALNAAAAFAVATELGVAPETALAGLAGFTGADRRFQLKGEASGVRVFDDYAHHPTELRAALAAARTVASGHRVLVLFQPHLFSRTREFATEFGQALGLADAAVVLDVFPAREDPIPGVDGGLITATDPALVFQPDREAAIALLAAQARPGDIVLTIGAGDVTEAGQALLLALRAAGTPAAGGGSHGG, encoded by the coding sequence ATGAACGGAGAATTGAGCACGGTGACTCGAACAGCTGATCTGGGCCGGGTGCATTTCATCGGGATCGGCGGAGCCGGGATGTCCGGAATCGCCCGGATCCTCCTGGCCAGGGGGGCGGCGGTCTCCGGCAGCGATGCCAAGGATTCGGCAAGCGTGGCGCAGCTGCGCGAGGCCGGTGCCCAGGTGTGGATCGGGCATCACGCCGAAAACGTCGACGATGTGGACACCGTGGTGGTCTCCAGTGCGATCCGGCCGAACAATCCCGAGCTGCAATGCGCCCGGGAACGCGGCCTCCGGGTGCTGCACCGGTCCGAAGCGCTGGCCTCGGCGATGGCCCAGGACACCGTGGTGGCGGTCGCTGGAACCCATGGCAAGACCACCACCACGGCGATGATCGCGGTAGTGCTGCGCGGTGCCGGGCTGGATCCCTCATTCGCGGTCGGCGGAAACGTGCCGGCTTTGGGGGTCAACGCTGCGGCCGGAAGCAGCGGGATCTTCGTCGCGGAAGCGGATGAGTCCGACGGTTCGTTCTTGAACTACCGGCCCCGGATCGAGGTGCTGACGAACGCCGAGCCGGATCATTTGGACCACTACGGAACTGCCGAGGCCGTGATGGCTGCCTTCACCGCGTTCATCGGGTTGCTGCCTCCCGAAGGGCTGCTGGTGGCGTGCGCCGACGACGAAGGCGCCTTGGCCCTGGCCGAACAAGCCGAAGCCGCCGGGAAACGCGTGGTCGGCTATGGCCGCGCGGCCTCGGCCCGGGTCCGCTTGATCGGGACGGATCTGGAGTTCGACGGTCCCACCGGGCGACGGAGCCTGCCGCTGGAACTCCAAGTCCCCGGGGAACACAATGCGCTCAATGCCGCCGCGGCCTTCGCCGTCGCCACGGAATTAGGCGTCGCTCCGGAAACCGCCTTGGCGGGGCTGGCCGGCTTCACCGGAGCAGACCGGCGCTTCCAGCTTAAGGGCGAGGCTTCCGGGGTCCGGGTGTTCGACGACTATGCGCACCATCCCACGGAACTCCGGGCGGCACTGGCCGCGGCCCGGACCGTCGCTTCCGGGCACCGGGTCCTGGTGCTGTTCCAACCGCATTTGTTCAGCCGCACCCGGGAGTTCGCAACGGAATTCGGCCAGGCTCTCGGCTTGGCCGACGCCGCCGTGGTGCTGGATGTCTTCCCGGCCCGGGAGGATCCGATTCCCGGCGTCGACGGCGGCCTGATCACGGCGACGGACCCGGCTTTGGTTTTCCAGCCGGACCGGGAAGCGGCAATCGCCCTCTTGGCGGCGCAGGCCCGGCCAGGAGACATCGTCCTGACCATCGGTGCCGGAGACGTGACCGAAGCGGGCCAAGCGCTCCTGCTGGCCTTGCGCGCGGCCGGCACCCCGGCGGCGGGAGGCGGATCCCATGGCGGGTAA
- a CDS encoding cell division protein FtsQ/DivIB has protein sequence MAGKRKPPVIATGGGQAQTRRPGNPAEAGPASPRTEPPAAQSTPLPEPNRTPEPKRAEAPCKVSVAPIPGGEAKRPEAKPAQAKVLAFPDSKQRQRKQQAAGGGRRWRLWAVLGGFAVVLALLMLAVMFSPLLALKTITVDGTKLASSDQVQAALAPLKGKPLTQIDQGQVQQLLTGLVQVQSVSVEARPPSTLLVHVVERIPVAVLKNGEQFILVDPQGTQLGTVADPAAAKLPLIDGGTAAIGQATFSSITAVLAALPEEVRAQMQSAAASSPNAVELTLLDGKKVVWGDASQMALKAKVLQTLLNNPPVAQPGKPAPAPINTYDVSTPKYPVTR, from the coding sequence ATGGCGGGTAAGCGGAAGCCCCCGGTGATCGCAACCGGCGGCGGCCAGGCGCAGACCCGGCGTCCGGGGAACCCGGCCGAAGCCGGGCCGGCAAGCCCGCGCACCGAGCCACCGGCGGCGCAATCCACTCCGCTCCCGGAACCGAACCGGACGCCGGAACCGAAGCGGGCCGAAGCGCCGTGCAAAGTCTCGGTTGCGCCGATTCCGGGCGGCGAAGCGAAGCGGCCCGAAGCCAAGCCGGCGCAGGCCAAGGTTTTGGCATTCCCCGATTCGAAGCAGCGCCAACGCAAGCAGCAGGCCGCCGGGGGAGGCCGCCGCTGGCGGCTCTGGGCAGTACTGGGCGGGTTTGCGGTAGTGCTGGCCCTGCTGATGCTCGCCGTGATGTTCTCACCGCTGCTGGCGCTCAAGACGATCACCGTGGACGGGACGAAATTGGCCTCTTCGGACCAGGTCCAAGCGGCCTTGGCGCCGCTGAAGGGCAAGCCGCTGACCCAAATCGACCAGGGCCAGGTCCAGCAGCTGCTGACCGGCTTGGTCCAAGTCCAGTCGGTGAGTGTCGAAGCGCGGCCGCCGAGCACCTTGTTGGTACACGTCGTGGAGCGGATTCCGGTAGCGGTGCTCAAGAACGGCGAACAGTTCATCCTGGTGGATCCGCAGGGCACCCAGTTGGGTACCGTCGCGGACCCCGCAGCGGCGAAACTGCCGCTCATCGACGGCGGCACGGCGGCGATCGGCCAAGCGACGTTCAGCTCGATCACCGCGGTCCTCGCCGCGTTGCCGGAAGAAGTCCGAGCCCAAATGCAATCGGCTGCGGCGAGTTCGCCCAACGCCGTGGAACTGACCTTGCTGGACGGCAAAAAGGTCGTCTGGGGCGACGCCTCGCAAATGGCGCTCAAAGCCAAAGTGCTGCAAACCCTGCTGAACAACCCGCCGGTTGCCCAGCCGGGGAAGCCTGCGCCGGCGCCGATCAACACCTACGACGTGAGTACGCCGAAGTACCCGGTGACCCGATGA
- the murG gene encoding undecaprenyldiphospho-muramoylpentapeptide beta-N-acetylglucosaminyltransferase, which translates to MTNPSPNRPLSVVLAGGGSAGHVSPLLAVAAKLRALVPDAKLLAVGSASGLETRLVPAAGLELALIDRVPMPRRPNADALKFPMRMRRAIADSRRILREARADVVFGVGGFICTPMYLAAHRAGIPIVIHEANLRPGLANRLGARYTGTIGTAFEQTALRGSVWVGMPMRAEVADLDRAAARPAARQALGLDPGKTTLVVTGGSLGAVRINEALSRSLPALAESGIQVLHITGAGKSLKDQAGNLLRAPGYHQVEYVDGMELAYAAADLMVCRAGAGTVSEVAATGTPAVFVPLPVGNGEQALNAGTLVRHGAALAVADKDFSADWIAANLLPLLRDEPRLIAMGDAAGRHGIRDAALKMAELVVGAAR; encoded by the coding sequence ACCCTTCGCCGAACCGCCCGCTGTCAGTCGTCCTGGCGGGCGGTGGTTCTGCCGGACACGTTTCCCCGCTGCTCGCCGTCGCGGCCAAGCTCCGGGCCCTCGTGCCGGACGCCAAGCTGCTCGCGGTGGGCAGCGCGTCCGGCCTGGAAACCCGATTGGTGCCTGCGGCCGGGCTGGAACTGGCCTTGATCGACCGGGTCCCGATGCCGCGCCGGCCCAATGCCGATGCGTTGAAATTCCCGATGCGGATGCGTCGGGCGATTGCCGATTCACGGCGGATCCTCCGGGAGGCCCGGGCCGATGTGGTGTTCGGCGTCGGCGGCTTCATTTGCACTCCGATGTATTTGGCCGCGCATCGGGCCGGAATCCCGATCGTGATCCATGAAGCCAACCTCCGGCCGGGTTTGGCCAACCGGCTCGGCGCCAGGTACACCGGCACCATCGGCACCGCCTTCGAGCAGACCGCGCTGCGCGGCTCGGTCTGGGTGGGCATGCCGATGCGCGCGGAGGTCGCCGATTTGGACCGGGCGGCCGCCCGTCCGGCGGCACGGCAGGCACTCGGCCTCGACCCGGGGAAGACCACCCTCGTGGTCACCGGCGGTTCACTCGGCGCGGTCCGGATCAACGAGGCGTTGAGCCGTTCGCTGCCGGCGCTGGCCGAGTCCGGGATCCAGGTGCTGCACATCACCGGCGCGGGGAAGTCGCTCAAGGACCAGGCGGGCAACCTGCTCCGCGCCCCGGGATACCACCAGGTCGAATACGTGGACGGAATGGAACTGGCCTACGCCGCGGCTGATCTGATGGTCTGCCGGGCCGGTGCCGGAACTGTGAGCGAGGTGGCAGCCACCGGCACCCCGGCCGTTTTCGTGCCGCTGCCGGTCGGCAACGGCGAACAGGCGTTGAACGCCGGGACCCTGGTGCGCCACGGTGCCGCGTTGGCGGTAGCGGACAAAGACTTCTCGGCAGACTGGATCGCAGCGAACCTGTTGCCGTTGCTGCGCGACGAGCCCCGGCTGATCGCGATGGGGGATGCCGCGGGCCGGCACGGCATTCGCGATGCCGCGCTGAAAATGGCCGAACTCGTGGTCGGAGCCGCCCGATGA